A region of Clostridium acetobutylicum ATCC 824 DNA encodes the following proteins:
- the aroF gene encoding 3-deoxy-7-phosphoheptulonate synthase, which yields MVIIFKQNTEKSEIEKIKRAIEGDGCETTVSHGKDYIVVGVIGDTSKVNIERIQANENVDKVVRVQEPYKKAGRHFHPQDTIVDVDGSKIGGKRLAVIAGPCSVESEEQIVEIAKRVKQSGANFLRGGAFKPRTSPYSFQGLELEGLDLLKLAKKETGLPIVTEIMSADFIDRFVEDVDVIQVGARNMQNFTLLKELGKTRKTILLKRGLSATIEEFLMAAEYIMSEGNENVVLCERGIRTFETYTRNTLDLSVVPAIKKLSHLPVIIDPSHAAGMWWMVEPLAKAAVAVGADGLMIEVHNDPANAKSDGQQSIKPDKFDEIMKKVRAIAEIEGKQV from the coding sequence ATGGTAATTATATTTAAACAAAATACTGAAAAATCAGAAATTGAAAAAATTAAGAGGGCAATAGAGGGTGATGGCTGTGAAACAACAGTATCACATGGTAAAGACTACATTGTTGTAGGAGTAATAGGAGATACGAGTAAAGTGAATATTGAGAGAATTCAGGCAAATGAAAATGTTGATAAAGTTGTGAGAGTTCAGGAACCTTATAAAAAGGCTGGAAGACACTTTCATCCACAGGATACTATAGTGGATGTAGATGGAAGCAAAATAGGAGGAAAAAGACTTGCTGTTATAGCAGGACCTTGCTCAGTAGAAAGTGAAGAGCAAATAGTTGAAATTGCGAAAAGAGTAAAACAAAGTGGGGCTAATTTTCTAAGAGGAGGAGCTTTTAAACCAAGAACTTCACCTTACAGTTTTCAAGGATTGGAATTAGAGGGTTTAGATCTTCTTAAACTTGCTAAAAAAGAAACAGGACTTCCAATAGTAACAGAAATCATGAGTGCAGATTTTATTGATAGATTTGTAGAGGATGTTGATGTTATACAGGTAGGAGCAAGAAATATGCAAAACTTCACACTTCTAAAGGAATTGGGAAAAACTAGAAAAACAATATTATTGAAAAGGGGATTAAGCGCAACAATTGAAGAATTTCTTATGGCAGCTGAGTATATTATGTCAGAAGGAAATGAAAATGTAGTATTGTGTGAAAGAGGAATAAGGACATTTGAAACTTACACAAGAAATACACTTGATTTAAGCGTTGTTCCTGCAATAAAGAAATTAAGTCACTTGCCAGTAATTATTGACCCTAGTCATGCTGCTGGAATGTGGTGGATGGTTGAACCTTTAGCTAAAGCGGCGGTTGCAGTTGGAGCTGATGGACTTATGATAGAAGTTCATAATGATCCTGCTAACGCTAAGAGTGATGGACAGCAATCAATAAAGCCAGATAAATTTGATGAAATCATGAAGAAAGTTAGAGCTATTGCAGAAATAGAAGGAAAACAAGTATAA
- a CDS encoding YibE/F family protein, with protein sequence MLPLKLKIIPSNKYKQYFLVFIALLSLLLLGVYIVNSNENSYKKTIAKVLSISENNFKSETSDGRYEAMKKQHITAVILNGKYSGKEIKLENIVSYSQINDINLHVNDKVFISLSQNVKGNAKSIKILELKRDKYVFYVAFIFILLIIAISGKTGLRSLVSVVINIVIFSIVIELFLNNFSIAFIFLTAMLLFTVLSLIMVSGLNKKTISAVVSTLLGTTITILIAIAAIKLNNSNGVRFEEMEFLTHPPEKMFYIELLVGTLGAIMDIAISISAAINELYLKNPSIETKSLIKSGLEIGKDIMGTMSNTMLFAYFSGSIPFIILLLRNQTPLYNILNENLSLEILRALTGSIGIVISIPISIFVAVVLLNNKRIGEFIKS encoded by the coding sequence ATGCTTCCTTTGAAATTAAAAATAATACCTTCAAACAAATACAAGCAATATTTTCTTGTATTCATAGCCTTGTTATCTTTATTATTACTAGGCGTATACATAGTAAATTCAAATGAAAATTCATATAAAAAGACCATTGCAAAAGTACTTTCCATATCGGAAAATAACTTCAAATCAGAAACCTCAGACGGAAGATATGAAGCTATGAAAAAACAGCATATAACTGCAGTAATTCTCAACGGAAAGTACTCCGGTAAAGAAATAAAACTAGAAAATATAGTTTCTTATTCACAAATAAATGATATAAATCTACATGTAAATGATAAGGTATTTATATCACTATCACAAAATGTAAAGGGAAACGCTAAGTCCATTAAGATACTTGAACTAAAACGTGATAAATATGTATTTTACGTGGCTTTCATTTTTATATTACTTATAATTGCAATATCAGGTAAAACAGGACTACGCTCCTTAGTAAGTGTGGTAATAAATATAGTAATATTCTCTATAGTAATAGAGCTTTTTTTGAATAACTTTAGTATCGCATTTATATTCTTAACAGCTATGCTGCTTTTTACAGTTTTATCTCTTATTATGGTGTCAGGGTTAAACAAAAAAACAATTTCTGCAGTGGTTTCTACTTTGCTTGGAACAACAATAACAATTTTAATAGCTATAGCTGCAATAAAATTAAATAACTCAAACGGAGTTAGGTTTGAGGAGATGGAATTTTTAACTCATCCGCCTGAAAAAATGTTTTATATAGAACTTTTAGTAGGTACCTTAGGTGCTATTATGGACATAGCAATTTCAATTTCAGCTGCTATAAATGAACTTTATTTAAAAAATCCAAGTATAGAAACAAAATCACTTATAAAATCAGGATTAGAAATAGGCAAGGATATTATGGGGACTATGTCAAACACTATGCTTTTTGCATATTTTAGTGGAAGTATTCCTTTTATAATACTGCTTCTTAGAAATCAAACTCCTCTCTACAACATACTAAATGAAAATTTATCTCTTGAGATACTGAGGGCCCTTACCGGAAGTATAGGAATAGTAATTAGTATACCTATTTCTATCTTTGTAGCTGTAGTACTTTTAAATAATAAAAGAATAGGAGAATTTATAAAATCATGA
- the aroC gene encoding chorismate synthase produces MSGVWGNKIKLSIFGESHGKAIGIVINGLEPGVELDLEFINSEMERRAPGRTKYSTQRNEKDNFEIVSGFFNGKTTGTPLCAIIWNGNQHSKDYSNVKDFARPGHSDYTGFIKYKGFNDYRGGGHFSGRLTAPLVFAGAVAKQILFKDNIIIGSHILSIKDTKEKYFDKVNIDSETLISLTKKAFPVLDDKKGEEMKEVILKAKNDLDSVGGIIECCALNLPAGKGDPFFDSCESILSHMLFSIPAVKGVEFGEGFNITKMKGSEANDDFYTKNGIVKTYSNNNGGILGGITSGMPLVFRAAFKPTASIYKPQKTINMKTMENEEISIKGRHDPCIVLRAVPVVEAACALSILDII; encoded by the coding sequence ATGAGTGGAGTTTGGGGGAATAAAATTAAATTATCAATTTTTGGAGAGTCCCATGGAAAGGCGATTGGAATTGTAATAAACGGACTTGAACCAGGAGTAGAGCTTGACCTTGAATTTATAAATTCTGAAATGGAGAGAAGAGCACCCGGAAGAACAAAATATTCAACTCAAAGAAATGAAAAGGATAACTTTGAAATTGTAAGTGGATTTTTTAATGGTAAAACTACGGGAACACCACTTTGCGCAATTATATGGAATGGAAACCAGCATTCAAAGGATTATTCTAATGTAAAGGATTTTGCAAGACCTGGTCATTCGGATTATACTGGATTTATCAAATATAAAGGCTTTAATGACTATAGAGGCGGTGGCCATTTTTCAGGAAGACTTACGGCACCATTGGTATTTGCAGGTGCCGTAGCAAAGCAAATACTTTTTAAGGATAACATTATAATAGGGAGTCATATTCTTAGTATAAAGGATACAAAAGAGAAGTATTTTGATAAGGTAAATATAGATAGTGAAACACTTATATCGTTGACAAAGAAGGCTTTTCCTGTTTTAGATGATAAAAAAGGTGAGGAAATGAAGGAGGTTATACTTAAAGCTAAAAATGATTTAGATTCTGTTGGAGGTATAATAGAATGCTGTGCTTTAAACCTTCCAGCAGGAAAGGGTGACCCGTTTTTTGATTCTTGCGAGAGTATATTAAGTCATATGCTATTTTCAATTCCAGCAGTAAAGGGTGTAGAATTTGGAGAAGGCTTTAATATAACCAAAATGAAGGGGTCAGAGGCTAATGACGATTTTTATACCAAAAATGGAATAGTAAAAACTTATTCGAATAACAATGGTGGTATATTAGGCGGTATAACAAGTGGAATGCCATTGGTGTTTAGAGCTGCTTTTAAGCCTACTGCTTCTATTTACAAACCTCAAAAAACTATAAACATGAAAACCATGGAAAATGAGGAGATAAGTATAAAGGGTAGGCATGATCCTTGCATTGTTTTAAGGGCAGTACCTGTTGTTGAGGCTGCATGTGCATTATCCATATTAGATATTATTTGA
- a CDS encoding prephenate dehydrogenase, with translation MEDGEFNINLTIVGLGLMGGSYAMALKEKNKGHIWGVDLDNNTLKNAAEMDIIDEGYSIENAYIPLKKSDIVIIAIYPEALVQFVKNNVNNFKKGAIITDVLGIKEDNISYIQSILGDSAEFLGGHPMAGKEVSGFSNASKNIFNNANYILTPTVKNKKDTIEFMKKFIRSIGCTSITEVTPEKHDEIIAFTSQLPHVIAVSLMNTKSADDIKHFVGGSFRDATRVAMINPDLWCQLFMRNKKNIIDSIEEFQKSLNQIKGFIKEENVNDIKQFLKDAASKKEGTV, from the coding sequence GTGGAGGATGGAGAATTTAATATTAATTTAACTATTGTAGGGCTTGGACTCATGGGCGGATCATATGCCATGGCGCTTAAAGAAAAAAATAAAGGTCATATATGGGGAGTTGACTTAGATAATAATACCCTTAAAAATGCAGCTGAAATGGATATAATTGATGAGGGATATAGCATAGAAAATGCATATATCCCCCTCAAAAAATCTGATATTGTTATAATTGCTATATATCCAGAAGCATTAGTACAATTTGTAAAAAACAATGTGAATAATTTTAAAAAAGGGGCTATAATAACAGATGTTCTTGGCATAAAGGAAGATAATATAAGTTACATACAGAGTATTTTAGGAGATAGTGCTGAATTTTTAGGTGGACACCCTATGGCTGGTAAAGAAGTAAGTGGATTTTCAAATGCATCTAAGAATATATTTAATAATGCAAACTATATTTTAACACCTACAGTAAAAAATAAAAAAGATACAATAGAATTTATGAAAAAATTTATAAGAAGTATTGGTTGCACATCTATTACAGAGGTTACACCTGAAAAACATGATGAAATAATTGCATTTACAAGTCAACTTCCACATGTTATTGCTGTTTCTCTTATGAATACAAAGTCTGCAGATGATATAAAACATTTTGTTGGAGGAAGTTTTAGAGATGCTACAAGAGTTGCTATGATCAATCCAGATTTGTGGTGCCAGCTTTTTATGAGAAATAAAAAGAATATAATTGATTCGATAGAAGAATTTCAAAAAAGCCTAAATCAGATAAAAGGTTTTATAAAAGAAGAAAATGTTAATGATATAAAACAGTTTTTAAAAGATGCAGCTTCTAAAAAGGAGGGAACGGTTTGA
- the aroA gene encoding 3-phosphoshikimate 1-carboxyvinyltransferase: MNCVKINPCCLKGDIKIPPSKSLGHRAIICAALSEEESTIENISYSKDIKATCIGMSKLGALIIEDAKDNSTLKIKKQKLVSKEKVYIDCSESGSTVRFLIPISLIEERNVVFDGQGKLSYRPLDSYFNIFDEKEIAYSHPEGKVLPLQIKGRLKAGMFNLPGNISSQFISGLMFSLPFLEGDSIINITTNLESVGYVDMTIDMLKKFGIEIENKAYKSFFIKGNQKCKGTKYKVEGDFSQAAFWLSAGILNGNINCKDLNISSLQGDKVILDILKKMGGAIDEKSFSSKKSHTHGIVIDASQCPDLVPILSVVAALSEGTTKIVNAARLRIKESDRLKAMATELNKLGAEVVELEDGLLIEGKEKLKGGEVESWNDHRIAMALGIAALRCEESVTINGSECVSKSYPQFWSDLKQLGGDVHEWSLGE, translated from the coding sequence TTGAATTGTGTTAAAATAAATCCATGTTGTTTAAAAGGAGATATAAAAATACCTCCATCAAAAAGTTTAGGTCATAGAGCTATAATATGTGCAGCTCTCTCAGAAGAAGAAAGTACTATAGAAAATATAAGTTATTCTAAAGATATAAAGGCTACATGTATTGGAATGAGTAAATTGGGGGCATTAATAATAGAAGATGCTAAGGATAACTCAACACTGAAAATAAAAAAGCAAAAGCTAGTAAGTAAAGAAAAAGTATATATAGATTGCAGTGAATCGGGTTCTACAGTGAGATTTTTAATTCCAATATCACTTATAGAAGAAAGAAATGTTGTGTTTGACGGTCAGGGAAAATTATCCTACAGACCATTAGATTCTTATTTTAATATATTTGATGAGAAGGAAATTGCGTACTCACATCCAGAAGGAAAGGTACTCCCACTTCAAATAAAAGGTAGGCTTAAAGCTGGGATGTTTAACCTTCCTGGGAATATAAGCTCCCAATTCATAAGTGGACTTATGTTTTCTCTTCCTTTTTTGGAGGGGGACTCAATTATTAATATAACAACTAATTTGGAATCTGTGGGATATGTTGATATGACCATAGATATGTTAAAAAAATTTGGAATAGAGATAGAAAATAAAGCTTATAAGAGCTTCTTTATAAAGGGAAATCAAAAATGCAAGGGTACAAAATATAAGGTTGAAGGAGATTTTTCTCAAGCTGCTTTTTGGCTATCAGCTGGAATCTTAAATGGAAATATAAATTGTAAGGATTTAAATATTAGTTCTCTGCAAGGTGATAAGGTTATATTAGATATATTAAAGAAAATGGGTGGAGCTATAGATGAGAAAAGCTTTAGTTCTAAGAAATCTCATACCCATGGAATTGTAATAGATGCATCACAGTGTCCCGATTTGGTTCCTATATTATCAGTAGTTGCAGCATTAAGTGAAGGAACTACAAAGATAGTAAATGCAGCAAGGCTTAGGATAAAAGAATCAGATAGGCTTAAAGCAATGGCTACAGAATTAAATAAGCTTGGAGCAGAAGTAGTTGAATTAGAAGATGGGCTTCTAATTGAGGGAAAAGAAAAATTAAAAGGTGGAGAAGTGGAAAGCTGGAATGATCATAGAATTGCGATGGCACTTGGAATTGCAGCTTTAAGGTGTGAAGAGAGTGTTACTATAAATGGAAGTGAATGCGTTTCTAAGTCATATCCACAGTTTTGGAGTGATTTGAAACAATTAGGAGGCGATGTACATGAGTGGAGTTTGGGGGAATAA
- the ade gene encoding adenine deaminase: protein MYCIEEKIEKALGIKEASLVLKNCNIVNVFSSEIIRGDLAIDGDTIIGIGKYKGKTEIDLSNKYVAPGFIDSHVHIESSMVSPKEFARAVISRGTTTIIVDPHEIANVCGMDGIKYMMEETKNMPLDVFFMLSSCVPATSFETSGAVLKAEDLKELIDSDRVLGLGEMMNYPGVLSREEEVLNKLKLAGSYNKIVDGHAPSVRGNELNAYNLAGIKTDHECSSIEEMNEKIRNGMYIAIREGSAAKNLDILIKGVNAKNERRIMFCADDRHPDDILKSGHMDNCVRRAIYNGIENTAAIRMASINAAECYKLERVGAIAPSYKADLVVLEDLKDVKVNMVIKSGEVVFKDNKHLKDMGSKSDITKVSNTVNIKKVSEENLELKLDTDVCSIISVALNSISTKNVKRKVNLSNGIFKCELNYGINKVAVIERHKKSGSIGIGLVENFGLKRGAIASTVAHDSHNIIVLGNNDEDMVKAVNEIERVGGGITISLDGKIIETLELEIAGLMSNKSMEFVAERVSKMINICHNTLGVNKDIQPFMTLAFLALPVIPEIRITDKGVFDVVNFKFL from the coding sequence ATGTATTGTATTGAGGAAAAAATAGAAAAAGCATTGGGAATAAAAGAAGCCTCACTTGTACTTAAAAATTGTAATATAGTAAATGTATTTTCAAGTGAGATAATACGTGGAGATCTTGCTATAGATGGGGACACTATAATAGGAATAGGGAAATATAAAGGAAAAACTGAAATAGATTTAAGTAATAAATATGTAGCTCCTGGATTTATAGATTCACATGTGCATATAGAATCATCTATGGTTTCGCCTAAGGAATTTGCAAGAGCAGTTATATCAAGGGGAACCACAACTATAATTGTTGACCCACATGAAATAGCTAATGTGTGTGGAATGGATGGGATAAAATACATGATGGAGGAAACAAAGAATATGCCACTTGATGTATTTTTTATGCTTTCATCATGTGTTCCGGCAACTAGTTTTGAAACTTCAGGTGCAGTTCTTAAGGCTGAGGACTTAAAGGAATTGATTGACAGTGATAGAGTGCTTGGCTTAGGTGAAATGATGAACTATCCTGGTGTATTAAGTAGAGAAGAGGAAGTACTAAATAAATTAAAGCTTGCAGGAAGTTATAATAAGATAGTTGATGGTCATGCACCTTCAGTTAGAGGAAATGAATTAAATGCATATAATTTGGCTGGAATAAAAACTGATCATGAGTGCAGCAGTATAGAAGAAATGAATGAGAAGATAAGAAACGGAATGTATATAGCAATTAGAGAAGGCTCTGCAGCAAAAAACTTAGATATACTTATAAAAGGAGTTAATGCTAAAAATGAAAGAAGAATTATGTTCTGTGCAGATGATAGACATCCAGATGATATTTTAAAATCAGGGCATATGGATAATTGTGTAAGAAGAGCTATATATAATGGAATTGAAAATACAGCGGCTATTAGGATGGCAAGTATTAATGCAGCTGAATGCTATAAGCTTGAAAGAGTTGGAGCAATTGCACCTTCATATAAAGCTGATTTAGTTGTTTTGGAGGATTTAAAGGATGTTAAAGTAAACATGGTAATAAAAAGTGGAGAAGTGGTATTTAAGGACAATAAGCATTTAAAGGATATGGGAAGTAAAAGCGATATTACGAAGGTCAGCAATACAGTTAATATAAAAAAAGTAAGTGAAGAAAATTTAGAACTAAAATTAGATACAGATGTTTGCAGCATTATTTCCGTAGCTTTAAACAGTATATCAACTAAAAACGTAAAGAGAAAAGTCAATCTTAGTAATGGTATATTTAAATGCGAGCTCAATTATGGAATAAATAAAGTTGCAGTAATTGAAAGGCATAAGAAGTCTGGAAGTATAGGAATAGGTCTTGTAGAAAACTTTGGACTTAAAAGGGGAGCAATAGCATCCACAGTAGCTCATGATTCACACAATATAATAGTTCTTGGAAATAACGATGAGGATATGGTGAAGGCTGTAAATGAAATAGAAAGAGTTGGAGGAGGGATAACAATAAGTTTAGATGGGAAAATAATTGAAACACTTGAATTAGAAATAGCAGGATTAATGTCCAATAAATCAATGGAGTTTGTGGCAGAAAGAGTTTCAAAAATGATAAATATATGCCATAATACTTTAGGTGTAAATAAGGATATTCAGCCATTTATGACTCTTGCGTTTTTAGCACTTCCAGTTATACCAGAGATACGAATTACAGATAAAGGTGTATTTGATGTTGTGAATTTTAAATTTCTATAA
- a CDS encoding LTA synthase family protein has protein sequence MNKFLDKFKTIKFDVLFIITFFILILKFSIFIGFTTITNANLLTVFNGFFNIASYSILIIFTLGYLSIALLFKNRARGTALIVLNLIMSIILLGDLWYYRGFNSFLSFHLLKETTNLDDLQGSIIAMIHKEDLIFVVDLVIIAAVYLFSRNSYKKCKRNIKLFAIFILVAMLYIPVSIRIFHNYTYKYWTASRWNPIYTMERISPIGYHVYDGIDFFSDLKPLALNKKDKGKIKAWYKENQENLPDNKYKGMFKGKNLLVIQTESLENFVINQKIDGQEVTPNLNKMIKNSIYFSNYHENVNLGVSSDADLMTNASIYPVRRGSTFFRFPDNKYNSLPSIMKKYGYYTMAIHPDKAMYWNWMPALSAMGGFDRTIDSSHFNEYEKINLGISDGAYLKQLEPMIVNEQKPFYDFVVTLTNHTPFVLPTKYRELKLDKAFDSTEMGGYMQCIHYTDKQIGIFLDKLRNAGVLQNTVVVIYGDHTGIHKYFQSEIPKMPGIKNWMIDDQMKIPLIVYDGSGKMQQEEKNVTGGEIDLMPTILYTMGVDKKYYEQTVMGRNLLNTNKDYDLLTNGKILGNPSAEDKKHLSKAFNISDDIIQGQYFGTKNK, from the coding sequence ATGAATAAGTTTTTGGATAAGTTTAAAACAATAAAATTTGATGTATTATTTATTATAACTTTCTTTATTTTGATTTTGAAGTTTTCTATATTTATTGGATTTACAACAATTACAAACGCGAACTTACTAACGGTATTCAATGGTTTTTTCAATATAGCATCTTATTCTATTTTAATAATATTTACACTTGGATATCTGTCTATAGCACTTTTATTTAAAAATAGAGCAAGAGGTACGGCGCTTATAGTATTGAATTTAATTATGTCAATAATACTTTTGGGAGATCTTTGGTATTACAGAGGGTTTAATTCATTTTTATCATTTCATTTACTCAAGGAAACAACAAATTTGGACGACCTTCAGGGAAGTATAATAGCAATGATACATAAGGAAGATTTAATATTTGTAGTTGATTTAGTAATCATTGCTGCGGTATATTTATTTTCTAGGAACAGCTATAAAAAGTGTAAGAGAAATATAAAGCTTTTTGCTATATTTATTTTGGTAGCTATGTTGTATATTCCGGTTTCAATAAGAATATTTCACAACTACACATATAAATACTGGACAGCTTCTAGATGGAACCCTATATACACTATGGAAAGAATATCGCCTATAGGATATCATGTGTATGATGGTATTGACTTTTTTAGTGATTTAAAGCCTCTTGCTTTAAATAAGAAGGATAAAGGCAAAATAAAGGCATGGTACAAAGAAAATCAAGAAAATCTTCCTGATAATAAATATAAAGGAATGTTTAAGGGAAAAAATCTATTAGTAATTCAGACAGAGTCTCTTGAGAACTTTGTAATAAATCAGAAGATAGATGGACAAGAAGTAACACCAAATTTAAATAAAATGATTAAGAATAGCATATACTTTTCAAATTACCATGAAAATGTGAATTTGGGAGTTAGTTCTGATGCTGATTTAATGACGAATGCATCAATATATCCAGTTAGAAGGGGAAGTACATTTTTTAGATTCCCTGATAATAAGTATAATTCTCTTCCTTCTATAATGAAGAAATATGGGTATTATACTATGGCAATACATCCAGATAAGGCAATGTATTGGAATTGGATGCCTGCTTTAAGTGCAATGGGTGGATTTGATAGAACTATAGATTCATCACATTTTAATGAATATGAAAAGATAAATTTGGGAATATCTGATGGAGCTTATTTAAAGCAACTTGAACCTATGATAGTAAATGAACAAAAACCTTTTTATGATTTTGTTGTAACACTTACAAACCATACACCATTTGTTCTTCCTACGAAATACAGAGAACTAAAATTAGATAAGGCATTTGATAGTACTGAAATGGGAGGGTATATGCAGTGTATACACTATACCGACAAACAAATTGGTATATTCTTAGATAAACTTAGAAATGCAGGAGTACTCCAAAATACTGTAGTTGTGATTTATGGTGATCATACAGGTATACACAAGTATTTTCAAAGCGAGATTCCTAAAATGCCTGGCATAAAGAATTGGATGATAGATGATCAAATGAAAATACCTCTTATAGTGTATGATGGAAGCGGAAAAATGCAGCAAGAGGAGAAGAATGTGACAGGTGGAGAAATAGATTTAATGCCTACAATCTTATATACTATGGGAGTGGACAAAAAATACTACGAACAAACTGTCATGGGAAGAAATCTTTTAAATACTAATAAGGATTATGATCTTTTAACTAATGGAAAAATTTTAGGAAATCCATCAGCAGAGGATAAGAAACATCTTTCAAAAGCGTTTAATATAAGTGATGATATAATACAAGGACAATATTTTGGAACAAAAAATAAATAA
- the aroB gene encoding 3-dehydroquinate synthase — protein sequence MKTLEMELGQNSYSIFIEKGIMNDIGKRISKLYSGEKIVLITDDNVNKFYGEKLEKNIKDFGYDVFKIVIKAGEKSKNIKTLTDIYSRLAEFRITRSDLIVTLGGGVVGDIGGFAAATYLRGISYIQIPTSLLAQIDSSIGGKVAVDLEQGKNLVGNFYQPKAVFIDPLFLKTLDIRFLHDGMGEVIKYGAIRDGELFKRLEEFKDDNELMDNIEYVIHACCRIKKQVVENDEKDNGERMILNFGHTIGHAVEEFFHYEKFTHGECVAYGMYSITKNSERLGITKEGTTEKLKNIIKKYSLPFNIDNLKNERIYEIAALDKKSRGKFINLVLLKDIGDCFIEKVESKETYKYLRVV from the coding sequence TTGAAAACTTTAGAGATGGAATTAGGACAAAATAGCTACAGTATATTCATTGAAAAGGGCATAATGAATGATATTGGTAAAAGAATTTCAAAGCTTTATTCTGGGGAGAAAATAGTTTTAATAACAGATGATAATGTAAATAAATTTTATGGCGAAAAGCTTGAGAAAAATATTAAAGATTTTGGATACGATGTGTTTAAAATAGTTATAAAAGCAGGGGAAAAGAGTAAAAATATAAAGACGCTGACAGATATATATTCACGTCTTGCAGAGTTTAGAATTACAAGAAGTGACCTTATAGTTACACTTGGAGGCGGAGTTGTTGGAGATATAGGAGGTTTTGCAGCTGCAACTTATTTAAGGGGGATATCCTACATTCAAATTCCAACATCTCTTTTAGCACAAATTGATAGCAGTATAGGTGGTAAAGTTGCTGTGGATTTAGAGCAGGGAAAAAATCTAGTAGGGAATTTTTATCAACCTAAGGCAGTTTTTATCGATCCACTTTTTTTAAAGACTTTAGATATAAGATTTCTTCATGATGGAATGGGAGAAGTTATAAAGTATGGGGCTATAAGGGATGGCGAATTATTTAAAAGGCTAGAAGAGTTTAAAGATGATAATGAACTTATGGACAATATAGAATATGTTATACATGCCTGCTGTAGAATAAAAAAACAGGTAGTTGAAAATGATGAAAAGGATAATGGAGAAAGAATGATATTGAATTTTGGTCATACTATAGGTCATGCAGTAGAAGAATTTTTTCATTATGAAAAATTTACTCATGGTGAATGTGTAGCATATGGAATGTATTCAATAACTAAGAATAGCGAAAGATTAGGAATTACTAAAGAAGGTACAACTGAGAAACTTAAAAATATCATAAAAAAATATAGTTTACCTTTTAATATAGACAATCTTAAAAATGAAAGGATTTATGAAATTGCAGCGCTGGATAAGAAAAGCAGAGGAAAATTTATAAATTTGGTTCTTTTAAAAGATATAGGAGATTGCTTTATAGAAAAGGTAGAAAGTAAAGAAACTTATAAGTATTTACGTGTAGTTTGA
- a CDS encoding YibE/F family protein produces MNVPFLLLIILFILMIIVGGKRGVKSFFTLILNFVIMLILLILIGAKFDPLKVTIIGCIIITITTLFFINSFNLKTLSSLFSVVIVVALTLIITYNLSSKAQIQGFGKEQAESLGYLSTYVQLNFSKIVSCQILLGLLGAIIDVSISISSSLHELYLNNPSHTKYELFKSGINIGKDILGTMTNTLLFAYIGSFMTLSIYFSEVHYSFYDILNTKVFCSELFQSFSSGIGIILIIPITSFITSRLLFSKRLNHNGNKKSYSA; encoded by the coding sequence ATGAATGTTCCATTTTTATTACTTATCATTCTTTTTATCTTGATGATAATAGTTGGAGGAAAAAGAGGAGTAAAATCATTTTTTACACTGATTCTTAATTTCGTAATAATGCTAATTCTGTTAATTTTAATAGGCGCTAAGTTTGACCCTTTAAAGGTAACAATAATAGGATGTATTATAATAACAATTACTACCTTATTTTTTATAAATAGCTTTAATTTAAAAACTTTATCCTCTTTATTTTCTGTTGTCATAGTAGTTGCGTTAACTCTTATAATAACCTACAACCTAAGTAGTAAAGCTCAAATACAAGGTTTTGGAAAAGAACAAGCAGAATCGTTAGGTTACCTATCTACCTACGTACAGCTAAATTTCTCAAAAATAGTATCGTGTCAAATACTTTTGGGGCTACTTGGAGCCATAATAGATGTATCCATATCTATATCTTCTTCGCTACATGAACTATATTTAAACAATCCTTCTCATACAAAATATGAGCTATTTAAATCTGGTATTAACATTGGCAAGGATATTCTTGGTACAATGACAAACACTCTTCTTTTCGCTTATATAGGAAGCTTTATGACACTTTCAATATATTTCAGTGAAGTGCATTATTCCTTTTATGACATACTAAACACCAAGGTATTTTGCTCTGAACTATTTCAAAGCTTCTCCAGTGGTATAGGTATAATCCTAATAATTCCAATTACTTCTTTTATAACTTCAAGACTTCTGTTTTCTAAAAGATTAAACCATAACGGTAACAAAAAATCCTATTCAGCTTAA